From one Lycium ferocissimum isolate CSIRO_LF1 chromosome 5, AGI_CSIRO_Lferr_CH_V1, whole genome shotgun sequence genomic stretch:
- the LOC132058376 gene encoding calmodulin-like protein 3: MSIQEMDPAELRRVFHMFDRNGDGKITRKELSDSLQNLGIYIPEMELVQMIEKIDINGDGFVDMEEFGTLYQSIMDERDEEEDMREAFNVFDQNGDGYITVEELRSVLSSLGLKQGKTLEDCKRMIMKVDVDGDGMVDYKEFRQMMKRGGFATLSSS; the protein is encoded by the coding sequence ATGTCCATCCAAGAAATGGATCCAGCAGAGCTACGTAGAGTTTTTCATATGTTCGACCGAAATGGGGACGGGAAAATTACGAGGAAAGAACTTAGCGATTCGTTGCAGAATTTGGGAATTTATATTCCTGAAAtggaacttgtgcaaatgaTCGAAAAGATTGACATAAACGGAGACGGGTTCGTAGACATGGAGGAATTTGGAACATTGTATCAGTCGATAATGGACGAGAGGGACGAAGAAGAAGACATGAGAGAAGCTTTCAACGTGTTCGATCAAAACGGTGACGGATACATCACGGTGGAGGAGTTAAGATCCGTTTTGTCATCGTTGGGTCTGAAACAAGGAAAAACGCTAGAAGATTGCAAGAGAATGATCATGAAAGTTGATGTGGATGGTGATGGAATGGTTGATTACAAGGAATTTAGACAAATGATGAAACGTGGTGGATTTGCTACTTTGAGCTCAAGCTGA
- the LOC132056735 gene encoding uncharacterized CRM domain-containing protein At3g25440, chloroplastic translates to MKVNPLNFLVIHFHGKAHKTLKLSPFKYPNSDFLVAAGLERVKMVGRSLVGAKNLWQLKHLFSNPFIFRPLLLSQQTSLFTAACKIPVVGSHTIAQKWVYSGRFFCTADRTVESATDVEESCGQGKIKRKKLKGKRQVVRWLKFFRWKKKKDFQRMTAQDKILYKLSKAWKKEERLLEALTKVEPKENSEATHDPEILTPEEHFYFLKMGEKCKNYVPVGRRGIYQGVILNMHLHWKKHQTLKVVVKTFSPEELKEIAAELARLSGGIILDIQDDDTIIMYRGKNYSQPPTEIMSPRSTLSRKKALDKSKYRDGLRAVRRYIPRLEQDLELLRLQAENRSGTPEQNQVTGSGNFDPEHSSNLQTEASNKLKEMMIENAEQGEGDESTAESDIVSDSEDLSDIFETDSEEEDEDKTEKPLYLDEFENFPVHSNGEEEDFEEHLRQISANSRKEKSQGKDADTPDPDEVDKIILQAAILLKKRN, encoded by the exons ATGAAGGTCAATCCGCTCAATTTTTTGGTGATCCATTTTCACGGAAAAGCCCACAAAACATTAAAGCTAAGCCCATTTAAGTACCCCAACTCCGATTTTCTGGTTGCCGCCGGACTGGAGAGGGTGAAAATGGTGGGAAGAAGTTTGGTCGGGGCGAAGAATCTGTGGCAGCTCAAACATCTCTTTTCCAATCCCTTCATCTTTCGACCCTTATTATTATCCCAACAAAccag TCTTTTTACTGCAGCATGCAAGATTCCCGTGGTTGGGTCACACACAATAGCACAAAAATGGGTATATTCGGGTCGGTTTTTCTGTACGGCTGACAGAACTGTGGAATCAGCTACTGATGTTGAAGAGAGTTGTGGACAAGGTAAAAtcaagaggaagaaattgaagggtAAAAGACAAGTTGTCAGGTGGTTAAAGTTCTTTAggtggaaaaagaagaaagatttccaaagaaTGACTGCACAAGataaaattctttacaaatTGAGCAAG GCAtggaaaaaagaggaaaggcTTCTTGAAGCTCTTACGAAAGTTGAGCCCAAGGAAAACTCAGAAGCTACCCATGATCCGGAAATACTGACTCCAGAAGAACACTTTTACTTTCTGAAGATGGGAGAGAAGTGCAAGAATTATGTGCCAGTTGGAAGACGTGGGATATACCAAGGTGTCATCCTTAACATGCACCTGCACTGGAAGAAGCACCAAACTCTAAAAGTGGTGGTGAAAACATTCTCTCCTGAGGAGTTAAAGGAAATCGCTGCAGAGCTTGCAAGATTAAGTGGTGGAATCATTCTGGATATACAGGATGACGACACCATTATAATGTACAGGGGGAAGAATTACTCTCAACCTCCAACAGAAATAATGTCTCCAAGAAGTACTCTTTCCAGGAAAAAG GCCTTGGATAAATCTAAATATCGAGATGGCCTGAGGGCTGTCAGAAGATATATTCCACGGCTTGAACAGGATCTTGAGCTGCTTCGATTGCAGGCTGAAAATAGAAGTGGTACTCCTGAACAAAATCAAGTAACTGGGTCTGGGAATTTTGACCCTGAACATTCTTCGAACCTTCAAACTGAGGCATCAAATAAGCTCAAAGAGATGATGATCGAAAATGCTGAACAAGGTGAAGGAGACGAGTCCACAGCAGAATCAGACATAGTTTCAGATTCAGAAGATCTTTCAGATATTTTCGAAACAGACTCTGAGGAAGAGGATGAGGACAAGACTGAGAAACCTCTTTACTTGGAtgagtttgaaaattttcctgTACACAGCAATGGAGAAGAAGAGGATTTTGAGGAGCATTTGCGTCAGATATCTGCTAACTCGAGGAAAGAGAAATCCCAGGGTAAAGATGCGGACACACCAGATCCTGATGAAGTCGATAAAATCATTCTGCAAGCCGCAATACTTTTGAAGAAAAGGAACTGA